The genomic segment TATCTTCTGGAATATAAAAGTCGCATTACAATACGATGCGGTTTTTTACTTATGCCAGGTCCGGATAAACCTTCAAATAGTGTTGTCTGAAGGCCACCCCCATCCGGCTCATTCCATTTTAACTATATAAACTGATGTGTCATATGGATATTCGTATACTATCGTGTGTCTTCTTTTTGTTTGCGTTCGCTACTTCCGCGGTCGCTGCCAACATACCCAATGTACAATTTAGTCATCTCTCCATTGAAGATGGATTGTCCCAAAATTCTGTGGTAGCGATGTTGCAGGATCAGAACGGGTTTATGTGGTACGGAACGGAAGATGGGCTGAATCGGTATGACGGCTATCAGTTCACGATCTTCAAGAATGAACCCGGTGACTCCACATCTTTGCACAACAATTTTATCACCACCCTCACGCAAGACTCCAGCGGTCAGATCTGGATCGGTACCCTCCGGGGTGTCTGCCGATATAACCTCTCCGAAGGGAAATTTTACCGATATGATCATTTTACAACCATACGCAATAACTATATCAACTCCCTGTTCACGGATCGGGACGGCCGGGTGTGGGTCGCGACTTCGGACAGCGGCTTCGGTTATATCGATCCCAAAACCGATACCTATCAATCGTATCAGGCGGCCGATAGCGAAGATGGGGGACTGTTGCATAACAATGTGTACGAAGTGTGGCAGGATCATACCGGCGATTTCTGGATCGGCTCCCAGCTGGGATTCCAGAGATTTGATCCCGGGTCGGAATCCTATTCGGAAATGCAGCGGACAGAGGGGTCTGTCCGGGCATTCTCCAGAGATGCCGGGGACCTCTGGGTTGCCACCTACGGCAGCGGCCTGGCCCGGTACGATCTCCGGGAGAAATCCATGCGGTATTATCGTCACTCAGCGGAAGATCCTTCGACAATTGGCGCAAACAATCTGATGGATATGCTGTCCGGACCGGACGGTCATCTCTGGATTGCTACTATTGAGGGCGGATTGAATATTTTCGATCCAACGACGGAGCTGTTTATCCGGTACAAGAACGATTCCGAAGTCCGGCGGAGTATCAGCGGCAACTTTGTAGAATCGGTATACCAGGATAACGTTGGCCGAATCTGGGTTGGTAATAACGCCGATGGCATCAACATTTACGATCCGCTGGAACAGAAATTTACGGCGTATCATGCCAATCCGGATGATCCGCACGGGTTAAGCGACGGGATGATTTATGCCATCTACGAAGATCCGGACAAAGCCGGAGAATCGGTCTGGATTGGCACAGATAAGGGCGGCTTGAATTATCTCAATCGCAACACAGGTCGATTTACCGTCTTTCAGCACGATTCGAATGACCCGAATTCTTTGCTCCATAATTCAGTGCGAAAGATTCATAAAGATGACAACGGACTGCTCTGGGTGGGCACGACTTACGGAATGGTGGTGTACGACGAAGTTGATCAGTCGTTCGGTTTTTTCCATGAAAAGAAGGAGTTTTTCAATGGACTGAACATTCGCACTGTCCTGGACGATCCCCTCCAACCGCAGCGGTATCTCTGGATCGGCGTCACCGGGGAGGGGTTATACCGCTTCGACCGGCTAATGGATACTCACGTTTACTATTCAACGAACCCCAGCGATTCTGTCCGCTTGAGCAGCACCCAGATCCGGGCAACATATGGCGATGCTTCGGGAATTATCTGGATTGGTTCCCTGGGCGGGGGACTGGACAAATTGAATCCGCAGACCGGCGATGTTACACATTATCTGAACGATCCGGAGGACTCCACGAGTATCGGCAGCAATATAGTACTGAGTATCTACGAGGATACCACGGTTACGCCACAGGTCCTGTGGCTTGGTACTGCCAACGGGATCGAGCGGTTTGACGTCAGGAATGAAACGTTTACCCATATCACAGAAGACGATGGTCTGCCGAATAACGTGGTCTACGCCGTCCTCGGCGATGCCCAGGGGGATCTTTGGGCCAGTACGAATAAAGGGATTACCGAGTTCAACCCGGATTCCGTGACCTTCCGGAATTTCGACGTGAAGGACGGCCTGCAAAGCAACGAATTCAACGCAGGAGCGTATTATAAAAGCCCCACCGGTGAGATGTTCTTTGGCGGCATTAACGGGTTCAACCTCTTTCATCCCGACAGCATCCGGGACAATCCGGTGATTCCACCGGTGTACGTCACCAGTTTTCGAAAATTCGACCAGGAGGTGGAATTCGAGAAAAGCCTCTTTTTAATGGACGAAATCCAATTGGATTATGACGAAGATTTTTTCTCGTTCGAATTCGCTTCCCTTAATTATACTGCGCCGGAGAAAAATCAGTATGCCTATAAAATGGAAGGGTTCGACCGGGATTGGATCTACTGCGGCACCCGGCGGTATGCGAGCTATACAAACCTTGATCCGGGAAAATATACCTTCCGGGTGAAGGCGTCCAATAACGACGGCGTTTGGAACGAGGCCGGCACATCTATAGTGATTGACATTGCTCCGCCGCCGTGGAAATCCTGGTGGGCGTACACACTGTACGTCATTGCCCTGGGATTAACGGCTACCGGGACGCGCTGGGTGTATCATAACCGCAGGAGCATTCTTGCGCTGCGGAAGCGCAAAATCTCCCACTATCGTCTGCTGGAAATCATCGGACAGGGGGGGATGGGGGAGGTATTCCGCGCGCTGGATCTGAATTCCAAAGAAGAGGTGGCCCTGAAGCTTTTGGGCCCCGAGCTCCTTGAAGATCAGGAGAACCGAGATCGGTTTATCCGCGAAGGGCAGACTATGCGGTCGTTTACCCATCGCCATATCGTGAAGACATACGAGTTCGGCGAGGCCGATGATCAAGGATATATCGCAATGGAATATCTTACAGGCGGGACGCTGGAGGAGTTTCTCCACGCCGAGTTTCCGTTTTCGAACACCGAGTTCCGCCGCTTGGTGCTGCAGATTTGCGACGGCCTGGAGGAAATCCATACCCAGGGGATCATCCACCGGGATATCAAGACCGCCAACATCATGCTGGACGCCGGGAAGGACGTGCGTATCATGGATTTCGGCCTATCCCGGTCACCATTGGTGGCGACAATGACATCGCTGGGCACCGCCATGGGCACTTTGGGGTACGTGGCACCTGAACAAGTCACCAACATGAACGTGGATCACCGCACGGATATCTTTTCCCTGGGCGTTGTGCTGTACGAACTGTTGACCAACGAACTTCCGTTCAGCGGCCGGAACGAAATGGCGCTTATCCATTCCATATTCAATACCATCCCGCCACCACCCTCGTCCATCCGCCCGGAGATTTCCCCGGAGATGGATACGGTTGTGGAGCGCTGCCTGGCGAAAGAGGCCGAAAACCGATATCACTCAGTGAGCGAGCTAAAGGATGTGTTTTCCCAAAGATTTCGACCGATCTGAGGGCATAAAATCGGGTTTGAAGTTATTGCCGGGATTCCCTGGCTGATTCACCGGCGGTTCGTTTCTCCCATGTTCATCCCTTGTATTTAATTGCGCAATTATCCATTTTTTGTCGATTAGAATTAGTCGAACGGATTCCATTCAAGCCTATGCGATATATTGCCGATTTACACGTCCATTCACATTACTCCAGAGCCACCAGCAAAGATCTGAATCTGGAATCCCTGTATCAGTGGGCGAAGATCAAAGGTATTAACGTGGTGGGCACCGGCGACTTCACTCATCCGGGCTGGGTTACAGAGATGAGAGAAAAATTAAACCCTGTCGGCAACGGATTTTTCGTCCTGAAAGATCCGCCGAAAGAACCGGCTATCCCGGGGATTCAAACCCGCGACATTGACGTCCGCTTCTGTTTGACCGTGGAAATCAGTTCCATCTACAAACACGGTGACCGCGTTCGGAAAAATCATAACCTGCTGTTTGCGCCTGACTTCGACACCGTTACCCGGATTAACCACAAACTCGCCTCTATTGGAAATGTAGAATCCGACGGCCGCCCCATCCTTGGTCTGCCTTCCAGAGATCTCCTGGAAATTGTGCTGGAAACCTCCGACCGGGCCCACTTGATTCCGGCGCACGTCTGGACTCCGTGGTTTTCCACCTTCGGATCCAAGGCGGGATACGACAGCATCGATGCCTGCTTCAGGGATTTGACGGAACACATTTTTGCGTTGGAGACCGGCCTCTCCTCCGATCCGCTGATGAACGGCAAACTCAGCGACCTCGATCGCTTTCAATTGGTTTCGAATTCCGATGCGCATTCTGCAAGTAAACTCGGCAGAGAGGCGAATCTCTTGGATACCGAACTGACGTATGACGGCATGTTCGATGCCTTCCGCACCGGGGAGGGATTGCTCGGGACGTACGAATTCTATCCCGAAGAGGGGAAATATCACCACGACGGTCACCGAAAGTGCGGTATCTCAATGGAGCCGAATGAGACACAGAAGTACAATAACATCTGTCCGGAGTGCGGCAAACCGCTGACCGTCGGCGTACTCCATCGAGTGGCAGATCTGGCCGACCGGGAGGAATCTGAAGGGCGCGATAATTACGAGTATCAGATTCCGCTTCCGGAGGTCCTTGGGGAAATTGAGGATGTCAGTCCCAACACCAAGACCGTTCGCAAAAAGTTTCGAGAGGTGATTTCATCCTTTGGCACCGAGTTTGAACTTATGCGGGAGATTCCCATCGAGGATATCCGGCGGGAATCCGGTCCGGTGCTGGCGGAGGCCATTCGTCGAATCAGGGAAAACGAAGTGATCAAAAAAGCGGGCTTCGACGGCGTCTTCGGCGAAATCAAAGTCTTCAATGAGGGGGAAATCGACCGGATTCGCGGACAACTTGGCTTTTTCGGGATCGACGAACACAGAGTTGAAAAACCTGCCAAAGCCACTGCACCACAGTCGACTTATCAATCAGATGACGCAGATAAAGCAGAGCAATCGACCGGACTGAACACACAGCAGGAGCAGGTGCGGCAATCACTGGACGGCGCGACGCTGGTGAAGGCCGGGCCGGGTACGGGAAAAACACACACACTCGTCGAGTGGATTGCGCATCAGGTGGAGTCCGGCAATGCCCGTCCGGATGAAATTTTGGCTATCACGTTTACGAACAAGGCGGCCGGCGAATTAGAGGAGCGGTTGATCCAGCGGATCGGCGAAAAAGCAAAGCGAGTTACATCCGGCACGTTCCATGCACTTTGCTGGCAATGGCTCCGGGAGCGCAACCCGCAACTTAACACGGTGTATGACGCCTCCGCACGGAAGATGACGCTCCGCATTCTGTTCCCGGAGTTGGAGCGTTCGGATATTAATTCGCTGAACGATGAATTGATAGAATATCTGGAGTTGGGTGTCCCGGTCGCAAGAGAGTCTCGTGAAAAAATCCGGAAATACCGGGAGTATTGTCGGGAACAGGGCGCAGTGGATCTGTCCGATCTCATTCGCGCGACGGTTGAAAACCTTGAAGAGCAGTCGGACTGGCTCGGAAATATGAGAAATCGTTACCAGGCAATTGCGGTGGACGAATTCCAGGATATCAATCCCATGCAGTACCGGCTGATCTCGTTGCTGGGGCGCAACCGAAATCTGCTGGCCATCGGCGATCCGGATCAGGCTATCTACGGATTTCGCGGTTCGGACGTGCAGCTGTTCTTCGAATTTGCCGAAAATTTTTCTGCCCGGGAGATTTCATTACAGCAGAATTATCGTTCCACGGACATCATTCTGAACGCGGCCGGCTCGCTTATCAGCCATAATGAGTTGCGTAGCGGCGTGGAACTCCGGGCTCGCAAGAAAACCGGGGCAAGGATTCGACTGTATGAGTCAAAGAATCCGTTCGAGGAGGCGGACTATATCCTGGATGAGATCGCAAAATATGTCGGCGGTACGGAAAGTCTCACTTCCGGAGAATATACGGATTCGGATTACGAATATGCTTTCAGTGATATCGCCGTATTGTTCCGGACGCACTCCGTGGGAGAGGCGCTGTTCAAATCGTTTTTGAAATCCGGCATTCCAGTGCATTACGGTGACGGGACTGCGTTTCTGGCTGAACCGCCTTTTACTGTGGTCGCCAACATATTGCGGCTCAGTCTTAAACCGGACAATCACATCGTGTTACGGGATTTACTTGAGGAAAATTACGGCTGGACTTCCGAACGTATTCATTCGCTGATTAGCACGCTGAATACGAAAGATATTACCATCTTCGGAGACAATTCACTGGAAACTATCGCTCAGAATAGCCGCGACGACCTCGATGACCTCCGCTCGGTATACCAGGCTATCGAGCAATCGTTGGATTCCAATCGCATCGCCGAAGCTATCGAAGAAATCTGCGACCATTATTTGGCTGAGTCGAGCCTCTCCGAATCCGACTTCCTCAAAAAGGAGACCCTGATCGAACTTGCGGAGGAATCAAACGGCAATGTCGAGGATTTCCTGGAGCAGATGCAGCTGAATCCGTATACCGACGCCGGTCGACTCAAAACCGAGGGCGTGCATCTGTTGACCTTCCATGCCGCCAAGGGACTGGAGTTCCCCGTAGTGTTCATCGCCGGTGCTGAAGAGGGCGTGACGCCGCTGGATCGCGAGGATATCGATATCGAGGAAGAACGGCGACTATTTTACGTTGCCATGACCCGCGCGGAGGATGAACTACAGATCACCTGTGCGAGGGAGCGCGCCCGGTTCGGGGAAATTCAAGAAAAGGATCCGTCACGCTTCATCGGCGAAATTCCGGATGATCTGCTGATACGGGTGACGATGGAAAAATCTCCCGGGAAGAAATCTGTTACCTCGGATGACGAGCAGCTCGGGTTGTTTTGATTTGTCTCTCAACTAACGCACAAATCTCTTATTCCCGTAACCCCTTCCCATCCAAAATTTTCGGTATATATTTTTCGACCCTGCGCTTCCGGGTTTTGGATTGTTTCGCTCCGGAAAAATGGAGCAGGTATCCCCGTTGTCGTCCCGGTGTCAATGCCTCGAATGCCTCTTTCAATTCAGGCATCTCATCCAATTTCTGTTGAAACTCTTCGGGGATGTCGTATTCCTTCGTCTTTTTAAATTCCACTTCCAGACCGGCTTTTTCTGCTTCGATAGCTTCCCGGATATAGTCTTTGATAACCTGTTCCTGGTCTACGATTTCCTGCACACCAGTGAACCGAATCTGCCGGGCTGACTGTGTATTTTCCGTCTGTTGGATCAGGATGTCCTCCGGATCTTTTAACAAGACTCCTTTATGAAACAGCAGCGCGCAGTATTCCTTAAATCCATGGATTAACACGATATTATTTCCCTCAAAGGTGTAACAGGGATGCATCCACTTGAAATCCTCGGTGAGATCACAATCAAGACAGATCGTTCTTAATTGATTGAACTCTTCCTGCCATTGGTCGGCTTTATTGAGGAATTCCTCAACTTGTGAATTCTTTTTATTCATGTAATTACCCTTTTCTCAGATTTATCATAAACTGCTTTCATCGCGAATGGACGCTAATAAACGCTAATTCTTAAAAAATAAAAAATTATACTTCAGAGCACACAAATTACTCTTGGTTTCGTTTACTAATTTCAATTCGATGAACGGTGTGTTGTCCTACGTATTTGTTGTTCGTGTTCATTTGCGTCCATTCGCGGTTGACTGTTTAATTCATTTCTGTCTAATTGATATTAGTCTACGGGTTTCAGGCCTGAAATACCACGAGAGCACCGTCAGAGTTAGAAGCAGTATTGACGGCAATAATTCAGTCACCGGATCACCCACAGCGATGTGGGTAAATATTGCTCCGGACATGACAAAGAAAAATCCGGCATACGCCCATTCCTTTACCAAAGGAAATTTCGGGATCAGCACGGCTATCACTCCCAACAGTTTCCAGATCCCCAGTATGGTCAGAAAATAGACCGGGTAGCCCAAATATTTAATACCATAGACTCCGGGTGGCGCGATGGCGCCTTCCGCTTCCACCTGCAATAACTGCAGGATTCCGGTTGCGGTCATCCCCAATGCCAGCCAAAGCGTGGCAATCCAATATATGATTTTCCCTGCCCGTCCGGCAGGCGAGTTGCTTTTTGTCATGATATGTTATCTCCTCGTTTTTTCTGAGTCCATATTTTTAAAGTGGCTGAATCGCAAACCGACCGTATGCCAAAAACGCGCTTATGACAGCCACGACACTCCAATAGATTATCGGGCTATTATTTGTCTCGTCCGAAACCAGGTGAACCGCACAAAAAAGAAGCATTTCCGCGGCAATGCCTGCTGCTGCGATAGGTGCCAGAATACCCAGTGATTTAACAATGGCAGGAAGAACCAGACACAGAACCAAACCAACCTCAACAATGCTCATCGAAATCCAGACCGGGTGCGGAATTGCTTTCAGCGAGGGAATAGCTTGTTCTGCCGGGTTTGAAAACTTCCACATCGCACCGATTGCGGTATGCAGGGCGAGCAGGATTTGCAATACCCATAAGAATATATTCATGGTTATTTATCTCCTTATTGGATTTAATCTTAAGCATAAGCGGACGCGATAAATCGCGTCCCTACAACTATTTTTCAAGATGCCATCTGGGTTTAAAGAATCGTAACTTGAACGTGTGTATCCCGTAGTTTCTTTGTTTTTCTCGACCATATCATCAAGGATTATTTCAATTTGCCCACAACCTCCTGCAGACGGTTATGCGCCATATTCAAGCCTTGGGCAAAGGGCAGCTGCAACACTTGATCCCGGTCTGCCACTGATCGGAACACCATGTGTATGGTGAGTTTGCTGGTATCGTTAGTCAGTTCTTCAAATTCCAGAAACTGCAGCTGAATGGCAAGGCCCGTATTCTCCATTTCGAATGTGCGGGTGATTTTCTGATTCGGCACAAACTCGTGGATTACCCCGTTGAAGCCGTGTTCGTTTTTTTTGGGATCGGTGGTGACAAACCGGTAGCTGCCGTGCGGTTTGCTTTCCAGTTTCAATACCGTTGTCCCCCTCCACTGCTCCACAAGGTCGGGATCGATGTGCGCCCGGAACAGCAATTCCACCGGTAACTCGAATTCCCTGGTAATCAGGATTTCCTGTTTGCCGTCCTCTGCATGAATTTGTGTTTTTTGTTCCATGCTATTCCTTTATCTATGCCACGAAGACACAAAGGCACAAAGTCCTTTTAGACAGAGTATTTATCCGTTTTTCTTAGTGTCTAAATGGCCTATCCTATTCTTTTAATTTCGATACCTTCCTGTGCTTTACTTTATCTGCCACAAAGACACGAAGGCACAAAGTAGTTCAGGGAGAATATTCACGTTTTTTTTAGTGTCCTGGCGCCTTAGTGGCGTATCCTATTCTTTTTAATTTCAATACTTCAGGTACTTCATTTTATTTATCTGCCACAAAGACACGAAGGCATAAAGTATTTCAGGGAGAATGTTTGCGTTATTCTTTGTGTCTTGGTGCCTTGGTGGCTTCTCTTAATTCCGAAATCTTCTTATTCCATCTTTTATCAGGGGCACATTAAAATTAATGAGATAACCCAAATTTAGTCCCGTAAGCTTTAAGTGGTTGATAATCTGAGCTTCCCAAACGGGGTTCACTAAATCAACGGCTTTCAACTCAGCTATAACTAAATCATCTACAAACAAATCCAACCGTAAACCTTCATCAAACTGTATACCGTCGTAGACAATAGGAATATCAACCTGACGTTTTACCT from the Candidatus Neomarinimicrobiota bacterium genome contains:
- a CDS encoding GxxExxY protein — encoded protein: MNYKDLSQQEEQIGTAIVNAAYTIHKELGPGLLEKVYEVCMEHELRKVGYQVKRQVDIPIVYDGIQFDEGLRLDLFVDDLVIAELKAVDLVNPVWEAQIINHLKLTGLNLGYLINFNVPLIKDGIRRFRN
- a CDS encoding YdeI family protein; its protein translation is MNKKNSQVEEFLNKADQWQEEFNQLRTICLDCDLTEDFKWMHPCYTFEGNNIVLIHGFKEYCALLFHKGVLLKDPEDILIQQTENTQSARQIRFTGVQEIVDQEQVIKDYIREAIEAEKAGLEVEFKKTKEYDIPEEFQQKLDEMPELKEAFEALTPGRQRGYLLHFSGAKQSKTRKRRVEKYIPKILDGKGLRE
- a CDS encoding protein kinase; protein product: MDIRILSCVFFLFAFATSAVAANIPNVQFSHLSIEDGLSQNSVVAMLQDQNGFMWYGTEDGLNRYDGYQFTIFKNEPGDSTSLHNNFITTLTQDSSGQIWIGTLRGVCRYNLSEGKFYRYDHFTTIRNNYINSLFTDRDGRVWVATSDSGFGYIDPKTDTYQSYQAADSEDGGLLHNNVYEVWQDHTGDFWIGSQLGFQRFDPGSESYSEMQRTEGSVRAFSRDAGDLWVATYGSGLARYDLREKSMRYYRHSAEDPSTIGANNLMDMLSGPDGHLWIATIEGGLNIFDPTTELFIRYKNDSEVRRSISGNFVESVYQDNVGRIWVGNNADGINIYDPLEQKFTAYHANPDDPHGLSDGMIYAIYEDPDKAGESVWIGTDKGGLNYLNRNTGRFTVFQHDSNDPNSLLHNSVRKIHKDDNGLLWVGTTYGMVVYDEVDQSFGFFHEKKEFFNGLNIRTVLDDPLQPQRYLWIGVTGEGLYRFDRLMDTHVYYSTNPSDSVRLSSTQIRATYGDASGIIWIGSLGGGLDKLNPQTGDVTHYLNDPEDSTSIGSNIVLSIYEDTTVTPQVLWLGTANGIERFDVRNETFTHITEDDGLPNNVVYAVLGDAQGDLWASTNKGITEFNPDSVTFRNFDVKDGLQSNEFNAGAYYKSPTGEMFFGGINGFNLFHPDSIRDNPVIPPVYVTSFRKFDQEVEFEKSLFLMDEIQLDYDEDFFSFEFASLNYTAPEKNQYAYKMEGFDRDWIYCGTRRYASYTNLDPGKYTFRVKASNNDGVWNEAGTSIVIDIAPPPWKSWWAYTLYVIALGLTATGTRWVYHNRRSILALRKRKISHYRLLEIIGQGGMGEVFRALDLNSKEEVALKLLGPELLEDQENRDRFIREGQTMRSFTHRHIVKTYEFGEADDQGYIAMEYLTGGTLEEFLHAEFPFSNTEFRRLVLQICDGLEEIHTQGIIHRDIKTANIMLDAGKDVRIMDFGLSRSPLVATMTSLGTAMGTLGYVAPEQVTNMNVDHRTDIFSLGVVLYELLTNELPFSGRNEMALIHSIFNTIPPPPSSIRPEISPEMDTVVERCLAKEAENRYHSVSELKDVFSQRFRPI
- a CDS encoding DoxX family protein gives rise to the protein MNIFLWVLQILLALHTAIGAMWKFSNPAEQAIPSLKAIPHPVWISMSIVEVGLVLCLVLPAIVKSLGILAPIAAAGIAAEMLLFCAVHLVSDETNNSPIIYWSVVAVISAFLAYGRFAIQPL
- a CDS encoding DoxX family protein, which gives rise to MTKSNSPAGRAGKIIYWIATLWLALGMTATGILQLLQVEAEGAIAPPGVYGIKYLGYPVYFLTILGIWKLLGVIAVLIPKFPLVKEWAYAGFFFVMSGAIFTHIAVGDPVTELLPSILLLTLTVLSWYFRPETRRLISIRQK
- a CDS encoding UvrD-helicase domain-containing protein, which produces MRYIADLHVHSHYSRATSKDLNLESLYQWAKIKGINVVGTGDFTHPGWVTEMREKLNPVGNGFFVLKDPPKEPAIPGIQTRDIDVRFCLTVEISSIYKHGDRVRKNHNLLFAPDFDTVTRINHKLASIGNVESDGRPILGLPSRDLLEIVLETSDRAHLIPAHVWTPWFSTFGSKAGYDSIDACFRDLTEHIFALETGLSSDPLMNGKLSDLDRFQLVSNSDAHSASKLGREANLLDTELTYDGMFDAFRTGEGLLGTYEFYPEEGKYHHDGHRKCGISMEPNETQKYNNICPECGKPLTVGVLHRVADLADREESEGRDNYEYQIPLPEVLGEIEDVSPNTKTVRKKFREVISSFGTEFELMREIPIEDIRRESGPVLAEAIRRIRENEVIKKAGFDGVFGEIKVFNEGEIDRIRGQLGFFGIDEHRVEKPAKATAPQSTYQSDDADKAEQSTGLNTQQEQVRQSLDGATLVKAGPGTGKTHTLVEWIAHQVESGNARPDEILAITFTNKAAGELEERLIQRIGEKAKRVTSGTFHALCWQWLRERNPQLNTVYDASARKMTLRILFPELERSDINSLNDELIEYLELGVPVARESREKIRKYREYCREQGAVDLSDLIRATVENLEEQSDWLGNMRNRYQAIAVDEFQDINPMQYRLISLLGRNRNLLAIGDPDQAIYGFRGSDVQLFFEFAENFSAREISLQQNYRSTDIILNAAGSLISHNELRSGVELRARKKTGARIRLYESKNPFEEADYILDEIAKYVGGTESLTSGEYTDSDYEYAFSDIAVLFRTHSVGEALFKSFLKSGIPVHYGDGTAFLAEPPFTVVANILRLSLKPDNHIVLRDLLEENYGWTSERIHSLISTLNTKDITIFGDNSLETIAQNSRDDLDDLRSVYQAIEQSLDSNRIAEAIEEICDHYLAESSLSESDFLKKETLIELAEESNGNVEDFLEQMQLNPYTDAGRLKTEGVHLLTFHAAKGLEFPVVFIAGAEEGVTPLDREDIDIEEERRLFYVAMTRAEDELQITCARERARFGEIQEKDPSRFIGEIPDDLLIRVTMEKSPGKKSVTSDDEQLGLF
- a CDS encoding SRPBCC domain-containing protein, with protein sequence MEQKTQIHAEDGKQEILITREFELPVELLFRAHIDPDLVEQWRGTTVLKLESKPHGSYRFVTTDPKKNEHGFNGVIHEFVPNQKITRTFEMENTGLAIQLQFLEFEELTNDTSKLTIHMVFRSVADRDQVLQLPFAQGLNMAHNRLQEVVGKLK